From a single Polynucleobacter asymbioticus QLW-P1DMWA-1 genomic region:
- a CDS encoding NRAMP family divalent metal transporter — translation MNFSAIWARIKQHPLSRVGPGLVTGVADDDPSGIVTYSQAGAQFGLNMLWTMPFAYPLMSTIQVLCARIGRVTGRGLSANMKLAFPPAVLIALVSILLIANVLNIAADIAAMGEVAQLVTGINWHIMTGVFVLLTLILQILIPYRHYVFFLKWLSLSLLAYGAVLFTVHVPWGEVVWKTFFPTITFNAASAAVVVGIFGTTISPYLFFWQASQEVEDMNLRHENSLLLGNAKEIHSELRRIQWDTWSGMLYSNVAAYCIILATAVTLHVVGIRDINTAAEAASALRPLAGEFAFMLFALGILGVGLMGVPVLAGSAAYALSEVFGWRSSLEDNAAQAGKFYAIIAISVLGALAIQYSPISPMKALFWSAVLNGVVAVPLMVAIMILSSRSSVMGPHVATLSMKILGWLATGFMAVAAVYMFVA, via the coding sequence GTGAACTTTTCTGCAATTTGGGCGCGCATCAAGCAACACCCCTTATCGCGGGTGGGGCCTGGCCTAGTAACTGGGGTTGCAGATGATGATCCTAGTGGAATAGTGACGTATTCCCAGGCCGGGGCACAGTTTGGCCTCAATATGTTGTGGACTATGCCTTTTGCTTATCCCTTGATGTCAACCATTCAAGTGTTATGTGCGCGAATTGGCAGAGTCACTGGCCGTGGCCTTTCCGCCAATATGAAGCTGGCATTTCCACCCGCAGTATTAATTGCCTTGGTCAGTATTTTGTTAATCGCCAATGTTCTCAATATTGCCGCTGACATTGCAGCCATGGGTGAAGTTGCGCAGCTGGTAACAGGCATTAATTGGCACATCATGACGGGTGTGTTCGTTTTACTGACTTTAATTTTGCAGATTCTCATTCCCTATCGTCACTATGTATTTTTCTTGAAGTGGCTATCCCTTTCTCTATTAGCCTATGGCGCAGTGTTATTTACAGTACATGTCCCGTGGGGTGAGGTGGTGTGGAAAACTTTTTTCCCTACCATCACCTTCAATGCAGCCTCTGCAGCAGTAGTCGTAGGAATTTTTGGCACCACGATTAGTCCTTACTTATTCTTTTGGCAAGCATCTCAAGAAGTTGAGGATATGAATCTACGCCATGAAAATAGCCTGCTTTTAGGCAATGCAAAAGAAATTCATTCTGAGCTCAGAAGAATTCAGTGGGACACCTGGAGTGGGATGTTGTATTCCAATGTTGCGGCGTACTGCATTATTTTGGCTACTGCCGTCACTTTGCATGTAGTGGGCATTCGAGATATTAATACCGCAGCTGAAGCAGCATCAGCACTCAGGCCATTGGCAGGTGAATTTGCCTTTATGTTATTTGCCTTGGGTATCTTGGGGGTTGGCTTGATGGGTGTGCCTGTTTTAGCTGGATCGGCAGCTTACGCTCTATCTGAAGTATTTGGCTGGCGCTCTAGCCTTGAGGATAACGCCGCGCAAGCCGGCAAGTTTTACGCCATTATTGCCATTAGTGTTCTCGGAGCCTTGGCTATTCAATATTCTCCTATAAGCCCGATGAAGGCATTGTTCTGGAGCGCCGTTCTGAATGGTGTGGTGGCAGTGCCGTTGATGGTGGCAATCATGATTCTGTCATCTAGGTCTTCAGTGATGGGGCCTCACGTAGCAACTTTGAGCATGAAAATACTTGGTTGGCTTGCAACGGGCTTTATGGCGGTGGCGGCTGTCTATATGTTTGTTGCCTAA
- a CDS encoding sulfite exporter TauE/SafE family protein yields the protein MFNSLVAPLSQSFHAHTLAFFVCAVISVLIVGISKSGFGAGLGILSLPLMASQSSINEALAILLPLLIAIDLVGLRRFIRNANWRILKLILPPAIVGLALGMFFFTAITPKVLTLSIGIFTLLFLMQNLAMTYFDSREAKPYPWLGRAMGLTSGFTSFVAHIGGPPITVFMLRENLLPMVYTSTLGVFFTFINFGKLGPYAYLELLNFQQLATSLLLLPCVPFGVYFGFYLAKRISMKWYYHIVRFFLLVASIKLISDGLL from the coding sequence ATGTTTAATTCTCTTGTAGCTCCTTTAAGTCAATCCTTTCATGCCCATACATTGGCATTTTTTGTTTGTGCAGTCATCAGTGTATTAATTGTTGGAATTTCTAAGAGTGGATTTGGAGCGGGACTCGGAATTCTTTCTCTACCCTTAATGGCAAGTCAATCGAGCATCAATGAGGCGTTAGCTATTTTGCTACCCTTGCTCATCGCAATTGATTTAGTGGGCTTGCGTCGCTTTATCCGAAACGCCAATTGGAGAATACTCAAACTCATTTTGCCCCCTGCAATTGTGGGTTTAGCCCTTGGCATGTTTTTCTTTACCGCAATCACCCCAAAGGTTCTTACGCTCTCTATCGGAATATTTACATTGCTCTTCTTAATGCAGAACCTGGCAATGACATACTTTGATTCTAGGGAGGCGAAGCCCTATCCATGGCTGGGGCGCGCTATGGGATTAACTTCGGGATTTACTTCCTTTGTGGCGCATATTGGCGGCCCACCCATTACTGTCTTTATGTTGAGAGAAAACCTGTTGCCGATGGTCTATACATCAACGCTGGGTGTTTTCTTTACCTTCATTAATTTTGGTAAGTTGGGCCCCTATGCATATTTAGAGCTTCTGAACTTTCAACAATTAGCCACTTCGCTTTTGCTTTTGCCCTGCGTTCCATTTGGTGTGTATTTTGGATTCTATTTAGCGAAGCGTATTTCGATGAAATGGTACTACCATATCGTACGATTTTTCTTGCTGGTCGCGAGCATCAAACTAATCTCAGATGGCCTGCTTTAG
- a CDS encoding alpha/beta hydrolase, with protein MLPCIEIETAPNPSAAVIWLHGLGADGNDFVPIVPELNLEGCPAIRFIFPSAPNMPVTVNGGYVMPAWYDIIGRDLVAQEDASGIARSATAIKEIIINEASHGIAYENIVLAGFSQGCAMALQIGLRFPHQLAGIMALSGYLPLATTLSLEKHPSNQSTPIFMAHGLYDPVVIPARAEASCALLEKLGYQVSWNEYPMEHSVNHEELQDISRFLRSVLIKG; from the coding sequence ATGTTGCCCTGCATTGAAATAGAAACCGCCCCTAATCCTAGCGCTGCTGTAATTTGGCTCCATGGTCTTGGTGCCGATGGGAATGATTTTGTACCCATCGTTCCAGAGCTCAACTTGGAAGGCTGCCCTGCGATTCGCTTTATATTTCCAAGCGCGCCGAATATGCCGGTAACAGTCAATGGCGGATATGTCATGCCAGCCTGGTATGACATTATTGGTAGAGACTTAGTGGCCCAAGAAGATGCTTCTGGTATTGCGCGCTCAGCAACAGCGATTAAAGAAATCATTATTAACGAAGCAAGTCATGGAATTGCCTATGAAAATATTGTTCTTGCCGGATTTTCTCAAGGTTGCGCCATGGCGCTGCAAATAGGCCTCCGCTTTCCCCACCAACTAGCGGGCATCATGGCTTTATCTGGCTACCTACCCCTTGCAACAACCCTTTCACTTGAAAAACATCCCTCCAACCAAAGTACGCCGATTTTTATGGCCCATGGTTTATACGACCCGGTAGTCATTCCTGCTCGTGCTGAAGCATCCTGCGCCTTGCTAGAAAAATTGGGTTATCAAGTCAGTTGGAATGAATATCCAATGGAGCACTCTGTCAATCATGAAGAGCTCCAAGATATCTCTCGCTTTTTGCGAAGCGTATTAATTAAAGGCTAA
- a CDS encoding DUF485 domain-containing protein, whose translation MSDAVVARIEANPKYQELKRKRSSFGWALCILMFIVYYGYIALIAFDKPFLAQPIGDGVITLGIPIGMGVIIFTILITGIYVRRANNEYDTLTAEILKDAVK comes from the coding sequence ATGTCTGATGCTGTCGTAGCGCGCATAGAGGCTAATCCAAAATACCAAGAGCTAAAGCGCAAGCGCAGCTCATTTGGTTGGGCCCTCTGTATTTTGATGTTTATTGTCTATTACGGTTACATTGCTTTGATCGCTTTTGATAAGCCATTCTTGGCACAGCCAATTGGCGATGGCGTGATTACCTTGGGTATTCCTATTGGTATGGGTGTAATCATTTTCACGATCCTTATCACTGGTATTTACGTTCGCCGTGCGAATAATGAATACGACACCTTAACTGCTGAAATTTTGAAGGATGCCGTTAAATGA
- a CDS encoding cation acetate symporter, with product MNRIEKLLCALALLVLPVLAIAAGADMGQIEKQETNWVAIGMFAAFVAGTLFITKWAATKTKSAADFYTGGGGITGFQNGLAIAGDYMSAASFLGISAAVMANGYDGLIYSIGFLVGWPVITFLMAERLRNLGKFTFADVAGYRFQQGPIRAFAASGTLVVVAFYLIAQMVGAGQLIKLLFGLEYWMAVVIVGCLMMIYVLFGGMTATTWVQIIKACLLLAGVTFMAFMVLAEYGFSPAALFAKAVEVKTAIAANAGKTPEEAAKAGLSIMGPGGFIKDPISAISFGMALMFGTAGLPHILMRFFTVPDAKEARKSVLWATTWIGYFYVLIFIIGFGAITLVLTNPEMANVAKGVINGGAGTANMAAVLVAKVVGGNIFFGFISAVAFATILAVVAGLTLSGASAVSHDLYATVIKKGNADSAAELKVSRLTTLTLGVIAVVLGIVFEKQNIAFMVSLAFAIAASANFPVLFMSVLWKNCTTKGAVIGGFLGLVSSVALTVVSPSVWEAVLGNPKGSALFPYSSPALFSITIGFLGVWLFSILDNSENAKKERAAFAAQQVRSETGFGASGASGH from the coding sequence ATGAATCGCATAGAAAAATTATTGTGTGCATTAGCACTTTTAGTATTGCCTGTATTGGCAATCGCAGCTGGCGCCGATATGGGCCAGATTGAAAAACAAGAAACCAACTGGGTTGCTATTGGTATGTTTGCGGCATTCGTTGCCGGTACTCTTTTCATTACTAAGTGGGCCGCTACTAAAACGAAGTCTGCTGCAGACTTCTATACTGGTGGTGGTGGCATTACAGGTTTCCAAAACGGCTTGGCTATTGCTGGTGACTACATGTCTGCAGCTTCCTTTTTGGGTATTTCTGCAGCGGTTATGGCTAACGGCTATGACGGCTTGATTTACTCTATCGGATTCTTGGTGGGCTGGCCAGTAATTACCTTCTTGATGGCTGAGCGTTTACGTAACTTAGGTAAATTTACTTTTGCCGACGTTGCTGGATATCGTTTCCAGCAAGGCCCAATTAGAGCCTTTGCCGCATCTGGTACTTTGGTTGTTGTTGCGTTCTACCTGATCGCTCAAATGGTTGGTGCCGGTCAATTGATCAAATTGCTCTTCGGCCTTGAGTACTGGATGGCTGTTGTGATCGTTGGTTGCTTGATGATGATCTATGTGTTGTTCGGCGGTATGACTGCAACTACATGGGTTCAAATCATTAAAGCTTGCTTGCTATTAGCGGGCGTAACCTTCATGGCATTTATGGTATTGGCTGAGTATGGCTTTAGCCCAGCAGCGTTGTTTGCAAAAGCAGTTGAGGTGAAAACAGCGATTGCAGCTAATGCTGGTAAGACACCAGAAGAAGCAGCTAAAGCTGGTTTAAGCATCATGGGTCCAGGTGGATTTATTAAGGATCCAATTTCAGCGATCTCCTTCGGTATGGCATTGATGTTTGGTACGGCCGGTTTACCGCATATCTTGATGCGTTTCTTCACCGTACCCGATGCAAAAGAAGCGCGTAAATCTGTTTTGTGGGCAACTACATGGATCGGTTACTTCTACGTCTTAATTTTCATTATCGGTTTTGGTGCGATCACGTTAGTGTTGACCAATCCTGAGATGGCAAACGTGGCTAAAGGGGTAATCAACGGTGGTGCAGGTACCGCAAACATGGCTGCTGTTTTGGTTGCTAAGGTTGTTGGCGGAAATATTTTCTTTGGCTTTATCTCTGCAGTAGCATTTGCGACGATCTTGGCTGTGGTTGCCGGTTTAACCTTGTCAGGTGCTTCAGCGGTATCCCATGATCTTTACGCTACGGTGATCAAGAAAGGAAATGCGGATAGTGCAGCTGAGTTAAAAGTATCTCGTTTAACTACTTTGACTTTGGGTGTTATTGCGGTGGTTTTAGGCATCGTTTTTGAAAAGCAAAATATTGCTTTCATGGTGTCCTTAGCCTTCGCGATTGCCGCTTCTGCGAACTTCCCAGTATTGTTTATGTCGGTTCTTTGGAAGAATTGCACCACTAAGGGCGCCGTCATCGGCGGCTTCTTGGGTCTCGTGTCTTCTGTAGCGTTGACCGTAGTTTCTCCATCAGTATGGGAAGCGGTGTTGGGTAATCCGAAGGGTTCTGCATTATTCCCTTATTCATCACCAGCCTTGTTCTCTATCACGATTGGCTTCCTAGGTGTTTGGTTGTTCTCTATTTTAGATAACAGTGAAAACGCTAAGAAAGAGCGCGCTGCATTTGCTGCCCAGCAAGTTCGCTCTGAAACTGGTTTTGGTGCATCAGGAGCTTCTGGTCACTAA
- a CDS encoding 3'-5' exonuclease, whose protein sequence is MNRLVPSPLRKFYHAIWREWLIYHLADERYKFMFNPPPPNEWVVIDCETTGLNVAQDQIISIGAVKIVGNQLITSERLELLVKPDKEVSAESVKIHRLRELDIANGLDPEVAVAKLMQFIGSRPIVGYYLEFDMAMLHKIIWRMLGQGLPQPKIEVSAMYYEYKNAQLPINLRGQMIDLRFDTLMKDLNLPVRDAHDALNDAVMTGMAFIKLRQLLKP, encoded by the coding sequence ATGAATCGATTGGTACCAAGCCCATTAAGGAAGTTCTATCACGCCATCTGGCGTGAATGGCTCATCTATCACCTGGCAGATGAACGCTATAAATTCATGTTTAATCCGCCACCGCCAAATGAATGGGTAGTCATTGATTGCGAAACGACTGGCCTGAATGTAGCCCAAGACCAAATCATTTCTATTGGTGCCGTCAAAATAGTTGGTAATCAGCTCATAACGAGTGAACGGCTAGAGCTTCTTGTTAAACCAGATAAAGAAGTCTCAGCAGAGAGCGTCAAAATTCATCGGCTACGGGAACTCGATATTGCAAATGGACTTGATCCAGAAGTCGCAGTAGCAAAATTAATGCAATTTATTGGAAGCCGCCCGATTGTGGGCTACTACCTGGAGTTTGATATGGCCATGCTACACAAGATCATCTGGCGCATGCTAGGGCAAGGATTGCCGCAACCTAAGATTGAAGTATCGGCTATGTACTATGAATATAAGAATGCTCAGCTCCCCATTAATCTTCGCGGACAGATGATTGATCTTCGTTTTGATACGCTGATGAAGGATTTAAACCTGCCGGTACGAGATGCACATGATGCATTGAATGATGCCGTAATGACTGGGATGGCTTTTATTAAGCTTCGTCAATTGCTCAAACCATAA